In Promicromonospora sp. Populi, one genomic interval encodes:
- a CDS encoding AlpA family transcriptional regulator, which yields MEKRFLSLADVVETLNISMAQGYALVRTGDLPAIQVGPKKVWRVEAAELEAYIERMYAKSRERLKGSATTDA from the coding sequence ATGGAAAAGCGCTTTCTCTCTCTGGCCGATGTGGTCGAGACCCTGAACATCTCGATGGCCCAGGGGTACGCACTGGTGCGGACCGGTGACCTTCCCGCCATCCAGGTAGGCCCCAAGAAGGTCTGGCGGGTCGAGGCCGCGGAGCTCGAGGCATACATCGAGCGCATGTATGCAAAGAGCCGTGAGCGGCTCAAGGGTTCTGCGACCACGGACGCCTGA
- a CDS encoding Rv3235 family protein: MTAVDVPPPAPSDAPPAAAPDDAPPRRPSTPNQNPPSPRLARPTPVPSGPSSPARSSSTTSGTPSPARRPVAPLVGPVTGPGIGRRLRRMRIGGTPYPELQNAAAALEAVSGRPAPEPDPALPDPTAQVCRVVRAAVEVLRGERPAAQLARWVTPQVYDQLLERGRLMREARQHRAPRPKAHAATVRRVRMVRLGDSSAEATVILHDEGRVRAAAVRLEARRGVWRVAVLEIG, translated from the coding sequence ATGACCGCTGTCGACGTCCCACCGCCCGCTCCGTCCGACGCCCCACCGGCTGCCGCACCCGACGACGCGCCCCCGCGCCGCCCGAGCACACCGAACCAGAACCCGCCGAGCCCGAGACTGGCGCGACCGACCCCCGTCCCGTCGGGGCCGTCGTCGCCAGCACGATCGAGCTCGACCACGTCAGGCACCCCGTCGCCGGCGCGCCGACCTGTCGCACCGCTCGTCGGGCCCGTCACCGGGCCCGGGATCGGCCGACGGCTGCGGCGCATGCGGATCGGCGGCACGCCGTACCCGGAGCTGCAGAACGCGGCGGCCGCCCTCGAGGCGGTGTCCGGGCGTCCGGCACCCGAGCCGGATCCCGCCCTGCCCGACCCCACCGCGCAGGTATGTCGGGTGGTCCGTGCCGCGGTGGAGGTGCTCCGGGGCGAGCGCCCGGCGGCCCAGCTCGCGCGCTGGGTCACGCCGCAGGTCTACGACCAGCTGCTGGAGCGGGGGCGGCTCATGCGGGAGGCCCGGCAGCACCGCGCGCCGCGCCCGAAGGCACACGCGGCAACGGTCCGGCGCGTCCGGATGGTCCGGCTGGGCGACAGCTCGGCCGAGGCGACAGTGATCCTGCACGACGAGGGCCGGGTCCGTGCCGCTGCCGTGCGGCTGGAGGCGCGCCGCGGGGTCTGGCGGGTGGCGGTCCTCGAAATCGGGTGA
- a CDS encoding nucleoside/nucleotide kinase family protein, with the protein MRLTTGELVERAARLADDAARAGRAHVLGITGPPGAGKSTLAAALADGLPPGAAVVVGMDGFHLSNAVLVANGSRDRKGAIDTFDDAGYAALIDRIANRGPGSPTVYAPVFRREIEEPIAAGTAVTSEPLVITEGNYLLAPGGAWPAARSRMAEVWYVDLPEAERLRRLVARHQAFGKSLPAAEAWAGGTDQRNADLIATTRDAADLIVEWV; encoded by the coding sequence GTGCGGCTGACAACTGGCGAGCTCGTCGAGCGTGCCGCGCGGCTCGCCGACGACGCCGCGCGCGCCGGGCGGGCACACGTCCTCGGGATCACCGGCCCGCCCGGCGCGGGAAAGTCCACGCTCGCCGCCGCGCTCGCTGACGGGCTCCCGCCCGGCGCGGCCGTCGTCGTCGGCATGGACGGCTTCCACCTGTCCAACGCCGTGCTGGTGGCCAACGGCAGCCGCGACCGCAAGGGCGCCATCGACACGTTCGACGACGCCGGGTACGCCGCCCTGATCGACCGCATCGCGAACCGCGGCCCCGGCAGCCCGACCGTCTACGCGCCGGTGTTCCGCCGCGAGATCGAGGAGCCGATCGCCGCGGGTACCGCGGTCACCAGCGAGCCCCTGGTCATCACGGAGGGCAACTACCTCCTCGCCCCCGGCGGCGCCTGGCCCGCCGCGCGCTCCCGGATGGCGGAGGTCTGGTACGTCGACCTGCCCGAGGCCGAGCGCCTGCGGCGCCTCGTCGCCCGGCACCAGGCCTTCGGCAAGTCCTTGCCCGCCGCCGAGGCGTGGGCCGGCGGCACCGACCAGCGCAACGCGGACCTCATCGCGACGACCCGGGACGCGGCAGACCTGATCGTCGAGTGGGTGTAG
- a CDS encoding MerR family transcriptional regulator encodes MQWSIQEIARLTGVTSRTLRHYDAVGLLPAVRTTDSGPRRYDRTAVVRLQRILLLRDLGLGLGDIAEVLDTQRDEAQALRKHLVALRAEQGRLARQIVSVERTVADLEKDPDRGEDIMAKDMLDGFDHTVYEQEVTERWGRDAYQKSDAWWRGLSVDEQRDWKAQVAALSKDWADAAVAGIDPASDEAQVLAARHAAWLGSVPGTPGSEVQLPERGYLLGLADMYVADDRFGANYGGLEGAQFVRSTIRVFVERNYPKGDS; translated from the coding sequence ATGCAATGGTCCATACAGGAGATCGCGCGCTTGACCGGCGTCACGAGCCGAACGCTTCGGCACTACGACGCCGTCGGGCTGCTGCCCGCCGTCCGTACGACGGACAGTGGCCCACGCCGCTACGACCGCACCGCTGTGGTGCGGCTGCAGCGGATCCTGCTGCTGCGTGATCTCGGGCTCGGCCTCGGCGACATCGCCGAGGTGCTCGACACCCAGCGGGACGAGGCGCAGGCCTTGCGCAAGCACCTCGTCGCGCTGCGGGCGGAGCAAGGCCGGCTGGCCCGGCAGATCGTGTCGGTCGAACGGACCGTCGCCGATCTCGAGAAGGACCCGGACAGAGGGGAGGACATCATGGCGAAGGACATGCTCGACGGCTTTGACCACACCGTCTACGAGCAGGAGGTCACCGAGCGCTGGGGACGTGACGCGTACCAGAAGAGCGACGCCTGGTGGCGCGGGCTCAGCGTGGACGAGCAGCGGGACTGGAAGGCGCAGGTCGCGGCGCTCAGCAAGGACTGGGCGGACGCCGCGGTGGCCGGGATCGACCCGGCCTCGGACGAGGCGCAGGTGCTTGCCGCGCGGCATGCCGCCTGGCTCGGGTCCGTCCCGGGCACACCCGGGTCCGAGGTGCAGCTCCCGGAGCGCGGGTACCTGCTCGGCCTGGCCGACATGTACGTGGCGGACGACCGGTTCGGCGCGAACTACGGCGGCCTGGAGGGCGCGCAGTTCGTGCGGTCGACCATCCGTGTTTTCGTGGAGCGAAATTACCCGAAGGGTGATTCCTGA
- a CDS encoding LysM peptidoglycan-binding domain-containing protein, which yields MSSSALRHTSPSYGAKSRQQCPWTEDWDGASRPPHAWHDGASRPPGTRHDGAAHPPRTWHGLAGLLALGIVLVVAAGVLAARTWQVGAGLGSALFPVEDIVELAAVAVGTVLASWVGLHAFVALAWVLAGRSGLRWAAGERTVALHAPAVIRRLARVAAGAGLGLALTAPTAMAVPDWGAGAASSADPDSAVVLELGWQPTQGAAASRPRPAPDRTSLVNRGQGTGTGREPVVVVEPGDTLWAIAADRLAAEQATADPSDAEIAAAVPRWHEANRQTLGPDPDLIHPGMVLREP from the coding sequence ATGTCGAGCAGCGCCCTCAGGCACACATCGCCGTCGTACGGAGCAAAGAGTCGTCAGCAGTGCCCGTGGACAGAGGACTGGGACGGCGCGTCGCGTCCGCCGCACGCGTGGCACGACGGCGCGTCGCGTCCGCCGGGCACGCGGCACGATGGCGCAGCGCACCCGCCGCGCACCTGGCACGGGCTCGCCGGGCTGCTGGCTCTTGGCATCGTCCTGGTCGTGGCGGCCGGCGTGCTCGCCGCACGGACCTGGCAGGTGGGCGCGGGCCTGGGCTCGGCGCTCTTCCCGGTCGAGGACATCGTCGAGCTCGCGGCGGTGGCCGTCGGCACCGTGCTGGCGAGCTGGGTGGGGCTGCACGCCTTCGTCGCGCTGGCCTGGGTGCTGGCGGGCCGCTCCGGCCTGCGCTGGGCAGCGGGCGAACGGACGGTGGCGCTGCACGCACCGGCGGTTATACGCCGCCTCGCCCGGGTCGCCGCTGGTGCAGGGCTCGGTCTAGCCCTGACCGCCCCGACGGCGATGGCCGTGCCGGACTGGGGCGCCGGGGCCGCCTCGTCAGCGGACCCCGACTCCGCAGTTGTGCTCGAGCTCGGCTGGCAGCCGACCCAGGGCGCAGCCGCGTCGCGACCCAGGCCGGCGCCGGATCGCACCTCGCTGGTCAACCGAGGCCAGGGCACCGGGACGGGACGCGAGCCGGTAGTGGTGGTCGAGCCGGGAGACACACTCTGGGCGATCGCGGCCGACCGGCTCGCCGCCGAGCAGGCGACGGCGGACCCGTCCGACGCCGAGATCGCCGCCGCCGTGCCGCGGTGGCACGAGGCCAACCGGCAGACGCTGGGCCCCGACCCCGACCTGATCCACCCGGGCATGGTGCTGCGCGAGCCCTGA
- a CDS encoding PfkB family carbohydrate kinase translates to MPDAAAENPQKPAVTCWFAGLTTLDVIHRSAVRPGPNQKITAVRQDVSAGGPAANAAVTAATLGARALLISPVGAGPVGAAARGDLEDHGVELHDVAEGSTIPLAVSAVIVDDETGDRSVVSPDAMLTGAFDVVAADLDALPRPDVVLLDGHHPDLARSVLAYARALEPRPLIVLDAGRWRPVFAELMGWADVTARSADFHPPDGVPRSHATVATHGAEPVTWCDADGRHGSTEVPAVDVRDTLGAGDAFHGALVVALARGAGLEGAVQEAVRVATLRVQYVGPRSWLENL, encoded by the coding sequence ATGCCCGACGCCGCCGCCGAAAACCCCCAGAAACCCGCGGTGACCTGCTGGTTTGCGGGTCTCACGACGCTCGATGTGATCCATCGGAGCGCCGTTCGACCGGGCCCCAACCAGAAGATCACCGCCGTTCGACAGGACGTGTCCGCGGGCGGCCCCGCGGCCAACGCGGCGGTCACCGCCGCGACGCTCGGGGCGCGGGCCCTGCTGATCAGTCCGGTGGGCGCAGGCCCCGTGGGTGCGGCCGCCCGCGGTGACCTGGAGGATCACGGCGTCGAGCTGCACGACGTCGCAGAGGGCAGCACCATCCCCCTGGCCGTCTCCGCCGTCATTGTCGACGACGAGACCGGCGACCGGTCGGTAGTCTCGCCCGACGCCATGCTCACCGGCGCCTTCGACGTCGTAGCGGCAGACCTCGATGCCCTGCCCCGGCCCGACGTGGTCCTGCTCGACGGGCACCACCCGGACCTGGCCCGCAGCGTGCTGGCCTACGCGCGAGCCCTGGAGCCGCGCCCCCTGATCGTGCTCGACGCCGGCCGGTGGCGACCGGTCTTCGCCGAGCTCATGGGCTGGGCGGACGTCACTGCCCGGTCCGCGGACTTCCACCCCCCGGACGGCGTCCCGCGCTCCCACGCCACGGTCGCCACTCACGGCGCGGAGCCCGTGACCTGGTGCGACGCGGACGGCAGGCACGGGTCCACCGAGGTGCCCGCCGTCGACGTGCGCGACACCCTCGGCGCTGGGGACGCGTTCCACGGTGCGCTGGTCGTGGCGCTCGCGCGCGGCGCCGGCCTGGAGGGCGCGGTCCAGGAGGCGGTGCGGGTGGCGACCCTCCGCGTGCAGTACGTCGGCCCCCGGTCCTGGCTGGAGAACCTGTAG